One segment of Primulina tabacum isolate GXHZ01 chromosome 6, ASM2559414v2, whole genome shotgun sequence DNA contains the following:
- the LOC142550105 gene encoding uncharacterized protein LOC142550105, with product MGFRVTPSKVGASVKQNGTVQQLQTIVQSLQQQMQQNQLEMQEMRSMFLQSMNQQNQQEQVASGGIGIGIGNEVGSNGDIDVGAKQNGNFDHVSQSNLRNVSLGDIRANTKCKLLHWCADELVVAEGRIASTYPNTKVHHVVLGRSCCKVWVDKVLVKKVDLIRSNDEMQFLKDAIERTKISAIDNIIGGVHVRAADNSINRVRMYAADNSFRSAPTHAADKGIRSVPTHAADKGIRSAPTHVAEKSICSVHMRVVDNSIRGAHPHAADNLELSTACSCAACNMRRGKSFLI from the exons ATGGGCTTCAGAGTTACACCATCGAAAGTTGGAGCTTCTGTGAAACAAAATGGAACTGTTCAACAACTTCAAACTATTGTACAAAGCCTTCAACAACAAATGCAACAAAATCAGCTAGAAATGCAAGAAATGAGGTCCATGTTTTTGCAAAGTATGAATCAACAAAATCAGCAAGAACAA GTTGCTAGTGGTGGCATTGGTATCGGTATTGGGAATGAAGTTGGTAGTAATGGTGATATTGATGTTGGTGCCAaacaaaatggtaattttgatCATGTTTCTCAA TCAAATTTGAGGAATGTGAGTCTTGGAGATATCCGTGCTAATACTAAATGTAAGCTGCTTCATTGGTGTGCTGATGAATTAGTTGTTGCAGAAGGTCGAATTGCATCCACATATCCAAACACAAAAGTGCATCACGTTGTTCTTGGTAGATCGTGTTGTAAAGTTTGGGTTGATAAGGTTTTGGTGAAGAAGGTGGACCTAATTCGATCAAATGATGAAATGCAGTTTCTCAAGGACGCGATAGAAAGAACG AAGATAAGTGCTATCGATAATATTATCGGCGGCGTGCATGTACGCGCCGcggataatagtattaacagaGTGCGTATGTACGCCGCGGATAACAGTTTCCGCAGCGCGCCTACGCACGCCGCGGATAAGGGTATCCGCAGCGTGCCTACGCACGCCGCGGATAAGGGTATCCGCAGCGCGCCTACGCATGTCGCGGAAAAAAGTATCTGCAGTGTGCATATGCGCGTCGTGGATAACAGTATTCGCGGTGCTCACCCGCACGccgcggataatcttgaactttcaacagcttgcaGTTGTGCAGCGTGCAATATGCGCCGCGGAAAGTCATTTTTGATATAG